A window of the Pseudomonas fluorescens genome harbors these coding sequences:
- a CDS encoding DUF962 domain-containing protein, with amino-acid sequence MENIKHFNSFAEFYPYYLSEHGNSTCRRLHFIGTTLVIFILALTIAKGAWLLLLALPLAGYSFAWVGHFFFEKNRPATFQHPFYSLLGDFVMYRDMILGRVPF; translated from the coding sequence GTGGAAAACATCAAGCATTTCAACAGCTTCGCCGAGTTCTATCCGTATTACCTCAGCGAGCACGGCAACAGCACCTGCCGTCGCCTGCATTTCATCGGTACGACGCTGGTGATCTTCATTCTCGCCCTGACCATCGCCAAGGGCGCCTGGCTGCTGTTGCTCGCCCTGCCGCTGGCCGGCTACAGCTTTGCCTGGGTCGGGCACTTCTTTTTCGAGAAGAACCGCCCGGCCACCTTCCAGCACCCGTTCTACAGCCTGCTCGGCGACTTCGTCATGTACCGCGACATGATCCTGGGCCGCGTGCCGTTCTAG
- a CDS encoding AraC family transcriptional regulator has translation MSERTTSASWAMGIVKALEMDGLDCRVLFRQLGLDYAALEDPDARFPQDSMTRLWQRAVELSGNPAIGLNMGKVVRPASFHVAGYALMSSNTLAEGFQRLVRYQRIIAESADLSFRLLDEGYALILTVHGDHLPPTRQSAEASLACALALCGWLTGRTLHPRKVLVQGDEPDDLEPYKQAFHAPLVFNAPYDALIFERADMEAPLPTANEAMALLHDRFAGEYLARFSESRVTHKARQVLCRLLPQGEPKRDTVAQTLHLSQRTLQRRLQEEGTSFQQLLDDTRRELAEQYLAQPSMTLLEIAYLLGFADPSNFFRAFRRWFDTTPGDYRARLLEAPNAVSDARTPEYTVQTP, from the coding sequence ATGAGCGAACGAACGACTTCTGCAAGCTGGGCGATGGGGATTGTCAAGGCACTGGAAATGGACGGCCTGGATTGTCGGGTTTTGTTCAGACAGCTGGGGCTCGACTACGCGGCGCTGGAGGATCCGGACGCACGCTTCCCGCAGGATTCCATGACCCGACTCTGGCAACGGGCAGTCGAGCTGTCCGGTAATCCGGCGATCGGCCTGAACATGGGCAAGGTGGTGCGACCGGCTTCGTTCCATGTCGCGGGTTATGCGCTGATGTCCAGCAATACGCTGGCCGAAGGTTTTCAGCGACTGGTGCGTTATCAGCGGATCATCGCCGAAAGTGCGGACCTGAGTTTTCGCCTGCTCGACGAAGGTTATGCGCTGATCCTGACGGTGCATGGCGATCATCTGCCGCCGACCCGGCAAAGTGCCGAAGCTTCGCTGGCCTGTGCGCTGGCGCTGTGCGGCTGGCTGACCGGGCGCACGCTGCACCCGCGCAAAGTGCTGGTGCAGGGCGACGAGCCGGATGATCTTGAACCCTATAAACAAGCCTTCCATGCACCGCTGGTGTTCAACGCGCCGTATGACGCGCTGATCTTCGAACGGGCCGACATGGAAGCGCCGCTGCCCACCGCCAACGAGGCGATGGCGCTGTTGCATGACCGGTTTGCCGGGGAATATCTGGCGCGGTTTTCCGAAAGCCGCGTGACCCACAAGGCGCGTCAGGTGTTGTGCCGCCTGCTGCCCCAGGGCGAACCCAAGCGCGATACGGTGGCGCAGACCCTCCATCTGTCGCAGCGCACCTTGCAACGGCGTTTGCAGGAGGAGGGCACCAGTTTTCAGCAGTTGCTCGATGACACCCGCCGCGAGCTCGCCGAGCAATACCTGGCGCAGCCGAGCATGACCTTGCTGGAGATTGCCTATCTGCTGGGGTTTGCCGATCCGAGCAATTTCTTCCGCGCCTTCCGCCGCTGGTTCGACACCACGCCCGGCGATTACCGGGCGCGGTTGCTGGAAGCGCCGAACGCGGTCAGTGACGCCAGAACGCCGGAATACACAGTACAAACACCGTGA
- a CDS encoding TrkH family potassium uptake protein, with translation MALPTLRIIGFIIGIFLITLAIAMVVPMATLVIFERTGDLPSFLWASMITFVAGLALVIPGRPEHIHLRPRDMYLLTVSSWLVVCIFAALPFLLTQHISYTDSFFESMSGITATGSTVLNHLDDMSPGILMWRSLLHWIGGIGFIGMAVAILPLLRIGGMRLFQTESSDRSEKVMPRSHMVARLIVAAYVGITILGSLAFWWAGMSPFDAINHAMSAISTGGFSTSDQSLAKWTQPAVHWVAVVVMILGSLPFTLYVATLRGNRRALIKDQQVQGLLGMLLVTWLVLGTWYWWTTNLHWLDALRHVALNVTSVVTTTGFALGDYSLWGNFSLMLFFYLGFVGGCSGSTAGGIKIFRFQVAYILLKANLNQLIHPRAVIKQKYNGHRLDEEIVRSILTFSFFFAITICVIALLLSLLGVDWMTALTGAASTVSGVGPGLGETIGPAGNFASLPDAAKWILSFGMLLGRLEIITVFVLCIPAFWRH, from the coding sequence ATGGCGTTGCCGACCTTACGGATCATTGGTTTCATCATCGGCATCTTCCTGATCACCCTGGCCATCGCCATGGTCGTGCCCATGGCCACCCTGGTGATTTTCGAGCGCACCGGCGATCTGCCGTCGTTCCTCTGGGCGAGCATGATCACCTTCGTCGCCGGCCTCGCGCTGGTGATTCCCGGTCGCCCGGAACACATTCACCTGCGCCCCCGGGACATGTACCTGCTGACCGTCAGCAGCTGGCTGGTGGTGTGCATTTTCGCCGCGCTGCCGTTTTTGCTGACTCAGCACATCAGTTACACCGACTCGTTCTTCGAAAGCATGTCCGGCATCACGGCCACCGGCTCGACCGTGCTCAACCATCTGGACGACATGTCCCCGGGCATCCTGATGTGGCGCTCGCTGCTGCACTGGATCGGTGGTATCGGCTTCATCGGCATGGCGGTGGCGATCCTGCCGCTGCTACGCATCGGTGGCATGCGCCTGTTCCAGACCGAATCCTCGGACCGCTCGGAAAAGGTCATGCCCCGCTCGCACATGGTGGCGCGGCTGATCGTGGCGGCGTACGTCGGCATTACGATTCTCGGCAGCCTGGCGTTCTGGTGGGCCGGGATGAGCCCGTTCGATGCGATCAACCATGCGATGTCGGCGATTTCCACCGGCGGGTTCTCGACCTCCGACCAGTCCCTGGCCAAGTGGACGCAACCGGCGGTGCACTGGGTGGCGGTGGTGGTGATGATTCTCGGCAGCCTGCCGTTCACCCTGTACGTGGCGACGCTGCGCGGCAACCGCCGGGCGCTGATCAAGGATCAGCAGGTGCAGGGTTTGCTCGGGATGTTGCTGGTGACCTGGCTGGTGCTCGGCACCTGGTATTGGTGGACTACCAACCTGCATTGGCTGGATGCGCTGCGGCATGTGGCGCTGAACGTGACGTCGGTGGTCACCACCACCGGTTTCGCGCTGGGGGATTACAGCCTGTGGGGAAACTTCTCGCTGATGCTGTTCTTCTATCTGGGCTTCGTCGGCGGCTGCTCCGGATCGACGGCCGGCGGGATCAAGATCTTCCGTTTCCAGGTCGCCTACATCCTGCTCAAGGCCAACCTTAACCAGCTGATCCACCCGCGCGCGGTGATCAAGCAGAAGTACAACGGTCACCGACTCGACGAAGAAATCGTCCGTTCGATTCTGACCTTTTCGTTCTTCTTCGCCATCACCATCTGCGTGATCGCCCTGCTGCTGTCGCTGTTGGGCGTGGACTGGATGACTGCGCTGACCGGCGCCGCCAGCACCGTGTCCGGCGTCGGCCCGGGACTGGGCGAGACCATCGGCCCGGCCGGCAACTTCGCCAGCCTGCCGGATGCGGCCAAGTGGATTCTGTCGTTCGGCATGCTGCTCGGCCGACTGGAGATCATCACGGTGTTTGTACTGTGTATTCCGGCGTTCTGGCGTCACTGA
- a CDS encoding nitroreductase family protein yields the protein MQALDALLNRVSVPRLIDPAPTAEQREVLFAAATRAPDHGHLQPYRFLTVEGAAREQMGELLAEAAQMQEGEVTEAMIDKARNGPLRAPLVVVVIAKLQDHVKYPKAEQLLAAGCAAHGILLAAYAQGIGAVWRTGDLAYSKHVAKGLGLTDDEEVIAFLYLGTPQKEPRVAEKVDLAEFVSAWPGKA from the coding sequence ATGCAGGCTCTCGACGCTTTGCTCAACCGTGTTTCCGTTCCACGACTGATCGATCCGGCCCCCACCGCCGAACAGCGCGAAGTGCTGTTTGCCGCCGCGACCCGCGCACCGGATCACGGCCATTTGCAGCCGTATCGCTTCCTGACCGTCGAAGGCGCGGCGCGTGAGCAGATGGGCGAGTTGCTGGCCGAAGCTGCACAAATGCAGGAAGGCGAAGTCACCGAAGCGATGATCGACAAGGCGCGCAACGGCCCGCTGCGCGCGCCGCTGGTGGTCGTGGTCATCGCCAAATTGCAGGATCACGTCAAATACCCGAAGGCCGAGCAACTGCTGGCGGCGGGCTGTGCGGCGCACGGGATTTTGTTGGCGGCTTACGCGCAGGGGATTGGTGCGGTGTGGCGTACCGGTGATCTGGCTTACTCGAAACATGTCGCCAAGGGCCTGGGCCTGACGGATGACGAAGAGGTGATTGCCTTCCTGTACCTCGGCACGCCGCAGAAAGAACCGCGGGTGGCCGAGAAGGTTGATCTGGCGGAGTTTGTCAGCGCCTGGCCGGGTAAAGCCTAA
- a CDS encoding sensor histidine kinase — protein sequence MRSLFWRILASFWLAIALVAGLSILLGHMLNQDAWILSRHPGLNTLAAEWTQTYEAQGEDAAQDILEQRKRQYHIDVQVLNESGDPVVRGTFPRRAAAFEARQNNDDRRLPWRRLTDEFTSDKSGDTYLFIYRIPHPELDAWHRESLLWPLSALGIALVVLTLFSLLVTFSITRPLSRLRGAVHDLGQTTYQQNSLAQLANRRDEFGVLANDFNRMGARLQSLIGSQRQLLRDVSHELRSPLARLRIALALAERASPEEREKLWPRLTRECDRLEALISEILVLARVDADNASAEEVDLNALLATLQKDAQLGSPEQTVRLEAEPALNLTGWPTMIERAVDNLLRNAQRFNPVGQSIEMQASRQGERIVVSVRDHGPGVQAEHLSQLGEPFYRAPGQTAAGHGLGLAIARRAAERHGGTLVLANHPQGGFVASLELPLEPGAIVQP from the coding sequence CTCAACCAGGACGCGTGGATCCTCAGTCGTCACCCGGGCCTTAACACCCTGGCTGCCGAATGGACGCAGACCTACGAAGCCCAGGGCGAAGACGCCGCCCAGGACATCCTCGAACAGCGCAAACGCCAGTACCACATCGACGTGCAAGTGCTGAACGAAAGCGGCGACCCGGTGGTGCGCGGCACCTTTCCCCGGCGCGCGGCCGCCTTCGAGGCACGGCAGAACAACGATGACCGACGCCTGCCCTGGCGCCGTTTGACCGACGAGTTCACCAGCGACAAAAGCGGCGACACCTACCTCTTCATCTACCGCATCCCGCACCCGGAACTCGACGCCTGGCACCGCGAAAGCCTGCTCTGGCCGTTGAGTGCGCTGGGTATCGCGCTGGTGGTGCTGACGCTGTTCAGCCTGCTGGTGACCTTTTCCATCACCCGCCCGCTCAGTCGCCTGCGCGGCGCGGTGCATGACCTCGGCCAGACCACCTATCAACAGAACAGCCTGGCGCAACTGGCCAACCGTCGCGATGAATTCGGCGTGCTGGCCAACGACTTCAACCGCATGGGCGCCCGCCTGCAAAGCCTGATCGGCAGTCAGCGCCAGTTGCTGCGCGACGTATCTCACGAATTGCGTTCACCGCTGGCCCGACTGCGCATTGCCCTGGCGTTGGCCGAACGGGCAAGCCCGGAAGAACGGGAAAAACTCTGGCCACGACTGACCCGCGAATGCGACCGGCTGGAAGCGCTGATCAGTGAAATTCTGGTGCTGGCGCGGGTCGATGCCGACAACGCCAGCGCCGAAGAAGTGGATCTGAATGCGTTGCTCGCCACCTTGCAGAAGGACGCGCAACTCGGTTCGCCTGAGCAGACCGTACGTCTGGAGGCCGAGCCGGCGCTCAATCTGACGGGTTGGCCGACCATGATCGAACGCGCCGTGGACAATCTGCTGCGCAATGCCCAGCGCTTCAACCCGGTCGGACAGTCGATTGAAATGCAGGCGTCACGTCAGGGCGAGCGGATCGTGGTCAGCGTGCGTGACCATGGGCCGGGGGTGCAGGCCGAGCATCTGAGCCAGTTGGGCGAACCGTTCTATCGGGCGCCGGGGCAGACTGCCGCGGGCCATGGCCTGGGGCTGGCGATTGCCCGGCGGGCGGCGGAGCGGCATGGCGGGACGCTGGTGCTGGCGAACCATCCGCAGGGTGGGTTTGTGGCCAGTCTGGAATTGCCGCTGGAACCCGGGGCGATTGTCCAGCCCTAA